GCCGGCTGCACACCGTGGGCCAGGACTTCCAGACCGAACGAGAACATCTCGCCGCTCTGCCTGCCGAGCGGTTCGACCCGGGCTGGTGCTGCATCCACGGGTGGACCGGTCGGCGCTGATCACGGCGCGGTCGGCGAAGTACTCGGGTCCCGCCCGGTTGATCGGACGCAAAGTCAGGGTGTCGCTGCGGGCCTGAGTTGGTCGTCTTCGACGGCCGCACTATCGCCGCACGCCATGAACGCGTCACGACCCGCAACGGGCAATCGATCAACCTCGACCACTATCTGGGGGTGTTGCACTGCAAACCCGGCGCGTTGCCCGGCTCCACCGCGCTTGCTCAGGCCCGCGCCGCCGGCACTTTCACCGCAGCGCACGAGGCGTTCTGGCAGCAGGCCCGCCGCGTCGACGGCGATGCTGGCGGGACTCGCTCGCTAATCGACGTGCTGCTGCTGCACCGCAGCATGCGCGCTACCGATGTGATCGCCGGGATCCACGCCGCCCTGTCGGTCGGTGCCGTTTCAGCGGATGTGGTCGCGGTCGAAGCACGCCTGCATGCCGCCGGTGGTGGTCTCGAATCAGACCGTCACGCCGGTAACCATGCCAATACCGTCGATTACCGGGTCGTCAGTCTGACCCAGCGCCGCCTGGCTGATCCAGCGACCGTGATCGCCGGCCTGCCACCCGACACCCGGCCGCTGCCTGACGTCGCGGCCTACGACGAGCTGCTCCAACGCAGACCCCAACACCGCCACCCGGTGCGGAATGGAAGGAACGACTGGATCATGAGCACGGCCACGAAAGTCACCAACACCCTGCGCCGCCAACGCGGGATGACCCCACAAGCGGCCCAAGCCGCCGTCGATTCCGCATGCCGACGCCTGCGGTTGCCGACCGTGCGTGCGGTGATCGACGAAGCAGTGAAAGTCGCCGAGCGTGAACAGCTCACCTACCACGGCTTCCTCGCCGAACTGCTCCTGGCCGAATGCGATGACCGGGACCGCCGATCCACCTTGCGGCGAGTCGCAGCGGCCGGGTTTCCACGTCAGAAATGGTTGGGCGACTTCGATTTCGACGCCAACCCAAACATCAACGCCGCCACCGTACATACCGTCGCCCAAGGCGATTGGATACGCCGAGGCGACCCGCTCTGCCTGATCGGCGACTCGGGCACCGGCAAGCCCCACCTGCTCATTGGTGTGGGCACCGCCGCCGCCGAGCAAGGCTTCCGCGTCCGCTACACACTGGCGACCAAACTGGTCAACGAACTCGTCGAGGCCGCCGATGAAAAGCAACTCGCCCGCACGATCGCCCGCTACGGCCGCGTCGATCTTTATGTATCGACGAACTCGGCTACATGGAACTCGACCGCCGGGGCGCGGAGTTGCTGTTCCAAGTACTCACTGAACGCGAGGAAAAGGCGTCAGTAGCCATCGCATCCAACGAGAGTTTCTCCGGCTGGACCAAAACCTTCACCGACCCCCGACTCTGCGCCGCGATCGTCGACCGACTCACCTTCCACGGCACCATCATCGAAACCGGCACCACCTCATACCGGCTCAGCCATACCCGCGGTAGC
The nucleotide sequence above comes from Mycobacterium kiyosense. Encoded proteins:
- a CDS encoding hypothetical protein (frameshifted, deletion at around 1472760) — translated: MELDRRGAELLFQVLTEREEKASVAIASNESFSGWTKTFTDPRLCAAIVDRLTFHGTIIETGTTSYRLSHTRGSSSRSQPTKTPEPPPPRRGGPESSRHSGPESG